One Papaver somniferum cultivar HN1 chromosome 10, ASM357369v1, whole genome shotgun sequence genomic window carries:
- the LOC113315326 gene encoding aldehyde dehydrogenase family 2 member B7, mitochondrial-like yields the protein MATRRITSLLSRSFLANSSIRSSAGNNSRWERSISRFSTSAATEEPITPNVEIKHTKLLINGQFVDSASGKTFPTLDPRTGEVIANVSEASVEDLDRAVAAARKAFDEGPWPKMTAYERSKILYRFADLIEKCNDEIATLETWDNGKPFEQAAQIEVPMVARLFRYYAGWADKIHGLTVPADGAYHVQTLHEPIGVCGQIIPWNFPLLMYAWKIGPALATGNAVVMKPAELTPLSALYVSNLLHEAGLPPGVVNIITGFGATVGAGLASHMDVDKVAFTGSTATGQTILELSAKSKLLWSSEENLHLLYC from the exons ATGGCTACTCGAAGGATCACATCACTATTGTCTCGCTCATTTTTGGCTAATTCTTCAATACGTTCATCAGCAG GCAACAATTCAAGGTGGGAAAGAAGCATTTCAAGGTTTAGCACTAGTGCTGCTACTGAAGAGCCCATCACTCCAAATGTTGAAATAAAACATACAAAGCTTTTGATCAATGGACAATTTGTCGATTCTGCATCTG GAAAAACTTTCCCAACCTTGGATCCAAGAACAGGAGAAGTTATCGCAAATGTTTCTGAAGCTTCGGTCGAGGATTTGGACCGTGCAGTTGCAGCTGCTCGTAAAGCTTTTGATGAGGGACCATGGCCAAAAATGACAGCATAT GAACGATCGAAGATACTGTACCGTTTTGCCGATTTGATCGAGAAGTGTAATGATGAAATTGCAACGCTCGAGACGTGGGACAACGGAAAGCCTTTCGAACAAGCTGCACAAATCGAAGTACCAATGGTGGCACGTTTATTTCGGTACTATGCTG GTTGGGCTGATAAGATTCATGGTCTAACCGTTCCTGCCGATGGAGCATATCATGTTCAAACCCTTCACGAGCCAATAGGTGTTTGCGGGCAGATTATTCCATGGAACTTTCCCCTTCTTATGTATGCTTGGAAGATTGGACCTGCCTTAGCAACAGGAAATGCTGTTGTCATGAAACCCGCAGAATTGACACCCTTATCAGCTCTCTATGTTTCAAACCTTCTCCATGAA GCTGGGCTTCCTCCTGGTGTTGTAAATATCATCACAGGATTTGGAGCAACCGTTGGTGCAGGTCTTGCCAGTCACATGGACGTCGACAAG gttgcattcactggatcgactgccactgggcagacaatacttgaattgtcagcaaaaagcaagctactttggagctcggaggaaaatctccatttattgta CTGTTAA